The Citrus sinensis cultivar Valencia sweet orange chromosome 4, DVS_A1.0, whole genome shotgun sequence DNA segment CTTTTGTTGGTTTAAACCAGAATGTGAAGGGTGGTCTAGATGAGCGTCCTCAAGGTAAGAAGCACAAGGCCAAGGTAGCAAGACTAAGAGATAGGAAAATGTGCAGTAACTCCACTTCTTCTACGTCAAAAAAATCTACAGAAAGCACAGGTGTTGCTGGCCAAAAAAGGAAGACTAAAGTACAAGAGGAATCAGTTAAAGCTACTGAAAGTGTTGTCGGTTTAAACCAGAATGTGAAGGGTGGTCTAGATGAGCGTCCTCAAGGTAAGAAGCACAAGGCCAAGGTAGCAAGACTACTTagagataataaaatgtgCTCTAACTCCACTTCTTCTACGTCCAAAAAATCTACGGAAAGCAGAGGTGGTGCTGGCCAAAAAATGAAGACTAAAGTACAAGAGGAATCAGCTAAAGCTACTAAAACTGTTGTCGGTTCAAACCAGAAAGTGAAGGGTGGTCTAGATGAGCATCTTCAAGGTAAGAAGCACAAGGCCAAGGAAGAAGAATTACTTGGAGCTCAGAAGTGGACAAAAAAATCTACAGAAAGCAGAGATATTGCCGGCCAAGAAATGAAGACTAAAGTGGAAGAGAAATCCGTTAAAGCTAATAAAACTGTTGTTGGTTCAGACCAGAAAGGGGAGGGTGGTCAAGCCCAGCAGGTTAAGCTTTATCCCAATCTTTGTGGATCAAAGCAGGAAGCTGCCACACTACCAGCAGATTCTGGAAAGCCCTGTTCAACGGGTTCAAAGAAACCCATGCATTGGAGTTGTGCCCTCTGTCAGGTCAGTTCTACTAGCAAGAGAAATCTAGATGAGCATCTTCGTGGCAAGAAGCACAAGGCCAAGGAAGAAGAACTGCTTGGAGATCAgaagtggaaaaaaaaatctagagaAAGCAGAGATATTACTGGCCAAGAAATAAAGACTAAAGTAGAAGAGGAATCCGTTAAAGCTAATAAAACTGTTGTTGGTTCGGACCAGAAAGGAGAGGGTGGTCAAGCCCAGCAGGTTAAGCCCTATCCCAATCTTTGTGGATCAAATCAGGAAGCTGCCACGCTACCAGCAGATTCTGGAAAGCCCTGTTCAACGGGTTCAAAGAAACCCATGCATTGGAGTTGTGCCCTCTGTCGGGTCAGTTCTACTAGCAAGAGAGATCTAGATGAGCATCTTCGTGGTAAGAAGCACGAGGCCAAGGAAGAAGAACTGCTTGGAGGTCAGAAGTGGACAAAAAAATCTACAGAAAGCATAGATAGTGCTGGCCAAGAAATGAAGACTAAAGTAGAAGAGGAATCTGTTAAAGCTAACAAAACTGTTGTTGGTTCGGACCAGAAAGGAGAGGGTGGTCAAGCCCAGCAGGTTAAGCCCTATCCCAATCTTTGTGGATCAAAGCAGGAAGCTGCCACACTACCAGCAGATTCTGGAAAGCCCTGTTCAACGGGTTCAAAGAAACCCATGCATTGGAGTTGTGCCCTCTGTCAGGTCAGTTCTACTAGCAAGAGAGATCTAGATGAGCATCTTCGTGGTAAGAAGCACAAGGCCAAGGAAGAAGAACTACTTGGAGCTCAGAAGTGGACAAAAAAATCTACAGAAAGCAGAGATATTGCTGGCCAAGAAATGAAGACTAAAGTGGAAGAGAAATCCGTTAAAGCtaataaaattgttgttgGTTCGGACCAGAAAGGGGAGGGTGGTCAAGCCCAGCAGGTTAAGCCCTATCCCAATCTTTGTGGATCAAAGCAGGAAGCTACCACATTACCAGCAGATTCTGGAAAGCCCTGTTCAACGGGTTCAAAGAAACCCATGCATTGGAGTTGTGCCCTCTGTCAGGTCAGTTCTACTAGCAAGAGAAATCTAGATGAGCATCTTCGTGGTAAGAAGCACAAGGCCAAGGAAGAAGGACTAGAAAGGGAGAAGAAACACATGGCTCGGTCTAATGAAtctaagaaaaatgatgaagCCGTCTCCCTCACCACCAGCACAACAATTGTGACACCATTAGAGCCTACTGAGAaggttgaagatgaagatgtagTGGCCAAAGAATCAAATGAAGAAACAGTGGAcggtgttattgagaatgctGAAGATGAAGAGGTGGTGGTCTATAGAGGAAGACAAAGTGGGCCTGACGCAGCAGACTCCTTGTTATGCTGAAGGTAAATCTGTAACTTTATTTTGCCCTTTCACTTCATTTTGAATGTCTTAAACCAGCTGCACCTCACTTTATCATTTGAAAACTCGGaaatcacaataataaattaagttaattctTCCATCTCTTTGTATATGGATTTGAAGGAACCAATTGATGAAGCCTATAAATTCAAGCAACAATAGTGTAATGGGGATCATTCGCTGTTCTCTACTATCCAGTCTTGGTAAACAGCTCAAAAAATGAAGTGGAGATACTATTAGATCTACTCTCTATGAAAGTGCTTCAGACATGCATGTTTGTCACTACGATGCTGTCATAGTCTCATAGAGCTGATTCTTCACAATTCAGATATTCACTCAtgaattctttgaaatttagaGCTTTTCTCCATAGCTACCTCATTAGAAAACAAGTCATGACATAAGACTTATCGACTCAAAGCAGAATTTTCTAGATCAGGACCTAACATCAGTTTATCTTGTGCTGGCAGGTAGTTGATTGGATATCACTATCCCCAACTTGTGCAGAAGCTTCCTGACCTTTGTATGTCATCAGCAGTGGGTGCTGGATGTTTGATCAGATCGGCTAAATTATGAACTTATTGTGTATATTTGTGTCAATATGTACAAAGGAAGGGGGtaaaaaactaatatattaaataacacGGCATAAAAAACCTCCTCCTAAACAAAATATGTAtctattttgtaaaatgagtTAATAATTAGTATGAGAATTTACTCTTTCAACTCGTAGAGATACAACCTTAATATGCTGGTTAATTCAGCTCATTGAGAGCGAGACAATTAGacaaacattatttttgtcaGAGAGAACTGCAAAAGTACTAGCTTTACCAGAGAGATTAATGTTGCCGTTTGCACTTTGCAGGAACATTTGTTTAGTTGCAACTCAATATTGGTTGCGAACGCAAGCATGAAAATGCTACCGTTGAAACAAGATAGATATCCTGCCTAATCATTTGATCTACCAGAGGTGAGAGGCGTGTGTCCAGCAAATCAATCAGCTTTATATTTGTATCCAATGATGAAGATGACAATGAGAGGAGCTCTCCTGCATGCTTTCCCACTAGTGCTTCTAGTGCCACTACCTTAAAGTTACAAACATCACATTTCTCTGTCACAACCATAGTGTAGGCAAGTTCTTTATTAGGGTTGGTAATAAACTCCGAATTCACCTCGAATCCGCAAAGATCCAGAAGATCCAGATCTGGAAAAATCTAAATCCACATGTTAAAAAATACGGATCCATATCTTAAAAATCAAGATCCGTGCGGATTGCATCCAGAAAATCAGATATCTGGATCcgcattattttataattaaattatttatttaattaaatttcaattgaaaaatatataaattaaattatttatttaaatgtataagCATAATTAACTCTCTAATCTTCATTAactatgaaaaatatgtttaaaaactaataataacaataataattagagaatattataataaatcgatttaccttaatttttttttaattttttatgtttgattcaTGTTGTGAAGTTATTGTTTGTGAATTTATGGTGTtgttatatgttatttatgttgaattgatgttaaattgttgattgttaaatcgtaattgaattttatttaatattattatgtaaattattaaatttaaaattatatttaaatttattatgcGGATCCGGATATCCGGAATATCTGTTTGTAATCCATGCGGATATTATCCGTATTCAGATCCGCAAATTTTTTTGCGGATCcgaatgtcaaaattttaatctgGATCTGAATTTTACCATCCCCATTCTatatgaaaacaaaagcatTTATTAGTAATgtttttttaagtaataacAAGAtcaatttgtttatatttttgagCTTCCGCAACAACTTATGACAGAGAAACTTATCTTATTAGTTAGAGGGAAAATGATATATACAATTCTTAAATTCAGGAAAATGGTCAAAAACACCTCTAAGTTTTCAAAAAGGGGtattagaatttcttttttattataataccTTTTACCTATATtatcctaaaaaaattaactctaatatttcataataaacataaatataacattaaaataaacataataatatatacattttaatatttgaaaaatattttaatattttacaatctataagacatattttattatattaaagtaaatttgataataaattggaatcataatattaaaataaatatattaaaatttaaattatcttcaatattatgtaaaataataattttaacattattagcatgtcaaattttttttaaattgtaaaatgtatttaatgcaaatatttatttaaaatctctacaataaaatatactattaaaataaatataataatttacatatttaaatttattaaaatattttaatattttaatattgccAGTCCACTGAATAGATTATAttctttatataatattttatatttgtattaattaaaaattttaaagtctaTTTCATTGAGATAATAGAGATAAAGGGTATAATGGTTATAAAAGGGGGTCCTAGTATCTCTTTTTGAAAACTTGAGGTGTTGATGactattttatcaaatttttgggGTTTAGATGTTCTTTTTCGTTAGTTATAACGGATATCGAGAGTAGGGGCGGAGGGTGCTTATGACTAGAGTGAGCCATGTCGCctatagattttaaattttattttttgaaatttcaaggaaatattagaaattaggtataaaaatatgatttggCCCTAAcacaattaatttgtaaactTTATATATTGGATGaaactgtaattttatgtttttccaAATAAAGTCAAAGTGACCCAATTGTTGATCTTTATTTtgctaatgatttttttattccaaCAAAATAGGAAACAactttttaaaagtttgataTGAGCTTTGCTTTGTTTattgcattttcattttatttttttttacttgtaacAATAGCTGCAATTATCaatcaaaattccaaaatcaaATTACTATGGTTACAAGCAAAAATCTTAAGTTCCCTACAACTACACCacagttataaatttttaaaaaaatcaaaaatcaatcatctatttatttaaagttttaactTGGCCCCCCAAGATTTAGTCCAAGGTCCACCCCTGatttaaagtatttaaaaatgCTATGAGAATTTCGTTTACCTGGCCCTGCTGTCCAtctttatgataaaaaaattctacaaAAACTTGGACAGTTGGTGGGGACGATGATCAAAATTGATGCGAATACAACATCCTCTATGCGAGAATGTTTTGCTCGAATTGCAGTGACCATCTCTTTGGCCAAGCCTTTAGTGTCTCAGTTTGAGTTGGATGGGAAGGTGCAGAAGGTGGAATATGAGGGGCTGCCAGTGATCTGTTTTATGTGTGGAAGGTATGGACACAGTAGCAATATTTGCAAGGCAGCCGATATAGCAAATGATGCTGAAAAGGCTTCCCAGCCTGCTATGCAGCGTCAGACAGCCCCCGCTCATCAGGATGGTGGCTGTCACGATGCTAGTACTATTGAACCTTTTGGCCCCTGGATGATTGCTACgagaaaaggaagaaaaactaataatggCAAGGAGAATAGCAGTGAGCCAAATCGAAATCGTGAGCCTTTTGGGGCTAACACTACAAGGTTCCACATTCTAGCTCAGGTCCCAGAGGAGCGTGAGGAGCCTGCCCCTGCAATGTTTCCAGACATCCCTTCCACTTCACGACAACCAACCTTGCCTATTCTAAATCCTACTTTTGCCGCCTATAAAGAGACCATAATAAGGACCTCAACAAGAAGCAAGCTTCATAATAAGGCTGCTGGTACAAAAACTCAGAATCGGAGACCACCAACCCCAATGAATCCAATCCAAAACCCTTTCCCGTCGAGCGCTCTAAATATGAGAGAGAAGGAGGTGAACTTCCTATCCCATGCAAACCCTAATTCTAACCCTTTTGTTACTTCACCGACAGCACCTAGTAACCACCAAGTCTCCCATCTTGCTACCACTTTAGACCTAACGAGGCATACTGTGGTCTTTTGCTCGCCACAAACCTCGCCCCCGGGGATTGTAAGAGATGAGGGCATGGAGTATAGAACTCGGCAAGAACCGGACCCTTAGCATATGGATGACCCGCCAGATGTTCATACCACACCATGTGTAAATGAAGTTGCGACTGCCCAAACACAACCAGTACAGCCCTTGAGTAGTGTTGAAGCGGCTGGAATGTCTAATGATGAAGACTCGATGGTCCAAGAAACGCTTATGGCGTCGATGGATGATATTAATGGTCAGCAATACTAAGGTTTCTGTCAtcttttaatgttatttgttAAGATGTCAATAAGCATAATGTACTGGAACGTTCAAGGGGCGGCCTCGTCTAATTTTCGCCGTGCTTTTAGGAATATTGTTAACAATTATAAGCCTTCGTTGGTAGTTTTGATTAGGGATGGCAGTTTTTTCCGGACCCGGACGAACCCGGACAATCCGGTCCGGGTTTAACCCGTATCGGAGTACGATAAAATCCAGATCcgaaattatttttctgaaCCCGGATATATCCGGGTCCGGATGCGGGTTTGAGTTAACCCGTATATCtggaacccggacccggatatattatttttattattttttattatatttaatataaatagtaaCATTagaaaaacacacacacaacacaCAACACACAACACACAAGTGCCCTAATTTCACTCGTATATCGCAGCCACCGTAGCCCAAAATCAGAGCcaaccattttctttctcttcaaatCGTCTCCTCATCAACTCAAATCATTGTTCTTCGCTACCGTCACAGCtcttttcatcatcatcatcatcgttaGTTGCCGTATTTCAAGGGAAGACGAACCTTCATCAGCTTGTGGAGAAAACAGCACTGATACGGAAATTGAACTGATTTGCAAAATTGCCAGCAAAACTACTCAGACTgggaaagaaatgaaagagTTATACTTTCTTCCTCACGTGTTGTTTTATGTGTTTCTCCTGCTGGAAAACTTTTCCTACTTCAAAAGCTTTTGCAATTACTCATTTTtctgactttttttttctttttggatggCTTTTTTCTGACTTCGAATAAGTATGTGATTGACCAACATGatggatttttaattttatgagtcTTTATATCACGTTAATCCTTAAATTTTCTGGTTCATGTGATGggataaaacttttttttttctttttcagacTGCTCTTATTGATCCAGGTTCAAAACCCAGAATTCAGAAACCCGGATTTTTCGGGTTtaacccggaccggacccggatGCAAGAAAACCGGGTTAACATCCGCGTCCGGTGTAATGAAAACGGTATCCGGGTCCAGAATCGGGAAGgccaaacccggacccggacccggcttttgccatccctagttttGATAGAACCTCGCATCAATGGGAGTAAAGTCGATGAgttcattaaaaaaagtgGGTTTGACAATTCACATCGTGTGGAGCCAGTGGGGTTCTCTAGAGGAATTTGGCTGCTTTAGCAGAATGTTATAGAGGTGGAGGTGTTGATAAACCATCGGCAATTTATTCACTTTCGGATTAGCATGAATAAGGGTTTTGTGTCTTGGACAACGGCTGTTTACGATAGCCCAAATCCAATGCTACGAAGACAGCTGTGGAAGCATCTAGATAACCTTGCTCTTTCAATTCAAGGACCTTGGCTGATTGGTGGGGATTTGAATTCGATATTGTACGCTTCTGAAAAACAGGGGGGAGCTACAGGGCAGTCAGGAGTTTGTGGCTTGTTCCGGCAGTGGTTTGATGGTAATCAACTTTTCAACTTAAAGTTCAAAGGCCCACGGTTTACTTGGTCTCGtggatttcttttcaaaagattAGATAGAGCTCTTTGCAATAATGAGTGGCTATTAAAGTTTGCGGATAACTCAGTTCTCCATCTTCCGAAGGTTGCTTCAGATCATCGACCGGTGCTAGTTCGGTTTGAGAGAGCTGAATGTCGACAGCAAGGTAATAGGCCCTTTCGGTTCTTGGCTTCTTGGCTAACTCATgatcattttaataattttgttaagcAGACGTGGGACCCTAAATCTTACTATAGCGACGCTGCATCTCTTTTTGTCAAGAAGGTTCAAGTTTGGAATCGAGAGGTTTTTGGGAATATTTTTCAGCGGAAACGTCGATTAATGGCTCGGGTTATCGGGATTCAAGCAGCCTTGGAGAATTATAGTTCGAGAGGGTTAATGCGCCTAGAGGCCAATTTGCGGAAAGAATTGGAGATGGTGATGGGGCATGAGGATATTTTTTTGTGGCAAAAATCAAGAAACGACTGGATTATGCATGGGGACAGAAATACCAGGTTCTTTCACCAAAAAACTATTGTTCGCAGGAGGCGAAATAGAATTAAAGCCATCCAGGATAATTCGGGTAATTGGTTGTACAATGAGGAAGAAATCCGAAATTGCAGTGGGGTATTTCTCTTCATTATTCACAAGTGAGGCTGAAAGTTCTCAAGTTTACCATGTTCTGAATTATTTCTCGGTTTGGATGCTCATGATACCGACTGTGTCACCAACCCTGTTTTGGAAATAGAAATCAAGAATGTTGTCTTTAGTATGAAACCGCTAAAGGCCCCAGGTATGGATGGTTtgcatgttattttttatcaatctCAATGGCCAGTTGTTGGGCCTTCTTTATGTAAGTTTATCGGTGACATTTTTAATTCTGGCAAGCTTCCTCAAGAGGTTAATACTACCCTGTTGGTATTGACCCCTAAAGTGGAGCATCCtactaatttaaaaatgttcAGACCTATCAGCCTATGTACAGTCGCTTATAAAACAGTGACTAAAATAATAGCTAACCGCCTGCAAGCTGTGCTGCCTAAAATTATAGGACCCTATTAGACAAGTGTTGTTCCTGGCCGTCATATTATAGACAATATTGTTGTTGCTCAGGAAGTGGTACATACTATGCAACGAAAAACTGGTAAGAGAGGGCTTATGGTTATCAAGGTGGATCTTGAGAAGGCGTATGATCGACTTAATTGGTCTTTTATCTTTGATACTCTCAAGCTAACTGGAATTTCGATTCATTTATCTAGGATCATCATGGAATGTATAACTACAGCTAAAATGAGTGTTCTGTGGAACAGAGAGATTACTGAGGAATTTTCTCCGGGGCGAGGAATCCGACAGGGCGATCCCCTGTCTCCCTATATTTTTGTTCTCTGCATTGAGCGTTTGAGCCATGGTATTTCCCAAGCAATAATGGAGGGCAGTTGGAAACCAATCTGTTTGACCAAACAGGGAACTCCACTAACCCATCTTTTTTGCTGAcgatttacttttatttgcaGAAGCCTCGATTGATCAAGCCTATATCATTGACACAGTTTTGGAGAATTATTGTCTGAAATCCGAAGCTAAGGTGAATAAGTCAAAAACCAAagtttttttctctaaaaatgTGCTAGCTAGAGATGCCCAGCTTATTGGTGATGCCTTGGGGTTTTCGGCTACGAAGGATTTGGGTTGTTATCTTGGAATGCCTTTAATTCATTCTCGGGTGAACAAAGCCACTTACCAATCAATTCTAGATAAGGTGGACATGCGGCTTACTGGTTGGAATGCGGCTTATTTAACCTTTGCTGGAAGAGTTACTTCGGCTCGTTTATCCTTCATGCTTTGAGAGACTGCCATTGTATTAAACGAGATTGGTTTAGTCTTGTTCCAGAGGGTGAGCATTCCTCCTTTTTTCACGATAATTTACATAAATTGATAATGGTTAACCTCCAGAATAAGAGAAGGTTCATGAACCAGATCCCTTGGGAGTGTGTTTTCGGTGTGGCTGTTTGGAGATTATGGTTCTGGAGAAACCATTTCATGGTAGAAGGGAAGTTGGTGGATAACTCAACAATTAATATGGATATTATGGCTAGAGCAAATGAAATTCATAGAGTGAATAAGTCTCACATGAGTCAGCAACCGAGGAGAAAAGAGATGTTTATCGACTGGCAACCTCCCCCATGGCCTTGGTGCAAATTAAATATGGATGGATCTTGTAGAAATTTTGGGGAAGCAGGGGCTGTTGGGTGTTATTCGTGATTCTGTTGGGCACTGGATTTCTGGATTTTGTATGAATATTGGGGAGTGCTCGGTGCTTATGGCTGAGCTATGGGGTCTTTACCAAGGCTTAGTCCTAGTGTGGGATGCTGGTATAAAATGCCTTTTGGTGGAAGTGGACAGTCTTTGTGTTTCACAGATGATCTCTAAGCAGGTGGTCGTGCCTAATGCTTTCTATGCTATAGTGGTTGCTGTCCGGGATCTTTTAACCAGAAATTGGCAAATTTCTATCACACACATCTTTCGTGAAGCGAACTCAGCTGCGGATTTCATGGCTAACCAGGTTCATTCAGTTCCTCATGGATTGCATCTATTTACAAGCCCGCCTGTGggtatttattcaattatgcTGCAAGACATGTTTGGGGTTACTCAACCCCGTTTTGTTCGAATTTAGCTCGTTCTTTTGCACcccttttaataaaaaaaaatgctatgaGAATGAAAACGATTTCGCCTGCCTGAAGCTGAAGGATTTAATTCATTGCATCACTATTTACAGTGCAGATTGTGTTGCTGATACATCAAGAAAACCTAGGATCAAGGGTCCTGATTTATTCTCTCACttcattacaattttttttcgtATGTAACAAAATCATAGCCGTTATCTACAATTATTCTATATCTTTCTAGGTTTCTCTCATGTGTTAACTTTTCACCGTAGCCCTCTGATTAAAACCTTAACTTGATAATCAAATCTGGAGCTGCTGCCGATGTAttgtacaatattaaaaaattaacaagttCTTTGTCAGgcattttatcaaacacatgAATGTATCCTCAAACACCTTTTAACTTAACTAACAATATAGCAAAGACAAATGATGAGACCGAACAATTGACAAATCAACCATGGTGCAAACAAGTTctgtaggaaaaaaaattgagtaatgttaaataataatgaataataatatttttaatcaattataagtattgacatgattatttatttaacatcaaacatatataaaaacgTATTTACGGTCAGCTAAGCTACGCTAAAAAAGGGCGGGTTTAGTTTCATCTAAGGTATCACTTATATTAAATCATTAGAGAGAAattagcttaattaattacctgCCAACCCCAGCCATTTAATGTTTCATCAGAAAAAAATTCACCAAGAATATGGCaagatttttttccctcttgaAGCTACGATTCCTGAGAATATCCAGGCGAGGGTATCTGTGCCTTGTGAAGCTCCATCTATACCATTACAAACTTGATTTACTGGATATTTCAGAGGCATATCATATTGAGCTGCTACAGTTTACATGTTTTCTAAATAATTCTTCAATTTCGAAACATTCTTCGAAGGCCAGTCGAAATTTTAAGTTCATTCAATAGATAAAACTCCACAGGAAAGTTCTTCTCCAGTATAGATATCTGCATGTTACAAAATCCTGAATCTAAATACTGTTGTCCGAATTTTACAAGACATAAATTAGAATCAGAAATAACGTTTGCACTAAAACCCGTACACGAATGAGTAAATCTCAACTGAACGAGAATTCATTAGttggaatataaaataatttgtattataattgATGTGACAAATGACATCACGCTCACGCAAGcgcaattttattaattaatataaagtaACGTACT contains these protein-coding regions:
- the LOC102612797 gene encoding uncharacterized protein LOC102612797 isoform X17, with translation MEFNFGRIDGRTAPSRSSPSPSSQSSSYSSDDQARRGGNYSMGPDLLNNPRLLYTLQREIEKEIIRHEIIAAEIERRRLPEEEVRRELMIEREMAMYRAREMGLSIDDRLLMQLYTRYLWFPFSRNLGLGFGHDVLPSTLPHFSHGLWSGLDVNNKDELTMLGKPDSNICGSKQKAATPPAGSGKLPSTSSNKPKKWSCALCQVSATTERGLYVHLQGKNHKAKKNLLRDLKMFIISTSKKSTESRDSGGQEMKTKVQKESVKGNKTVVDLDQKVEGGLDGHSQRKKHKAKVARLLRGKKMCGNFTSSVSKKSTESRGGAGQTMETKAQEELVKANKTVVGLNQKLKGGLDGHPRRKKHKAKVARLLRDKKMCSNSTSSTSNKSKESRGGSGQKMKTKVQDESVKATKTVVGLNQKVKGGLDEHPQGKKHKVKEELLGAQKWTKKSTESRNIAGQEMKTKVEEKSVKANKTVVGSDQKREGGQAQQVKPYPNVCGSKQEAATLPADSGKPCSTGSKKPMHWSCALCQVSSTSKRDLDEHLRGKKHKAKEEELLGAQKWTKKSTESRDIAGQEMKTKVEEKSVKANKTVVGSDQKGEGGQAQQVKLYPNLCGSKQEAATLPADSGKPCSTGSKKPMHWSCALCQVSSTSKRNLDEHLRGKKHKAKEEELLGDQKWKKKSRESRDITGQEIKTKVEEESVKANKTVVGSDQKGEGGQAQQVKPYPNLCGSNQEAATLPADSGKPCSTGSKKPMHWSCALCRVSSTSKRDLDEHLRGKKHEAKEEELLGGQKWTKKSTESIDSAGQEMKTKVEEESVKANKTVVGSDQKGEGGQAQQVKPYPNLCGSKQEAATLPADSGKPCSTGSKKPMHWSCALCQVSSTSKRDLDEHLRGKKHKAKEEELLGAQKWTKKSTESRDIAGQEMKTKVEEKSVKANKIVVGSDQKGEGGQAQQVKPYPNLCGSKQEATTLPADSGKPCSTGSKKPMHWSCALCQVSSTSKRNLDEHLRGKKHKAKEEGLEREKKHMARSNESKKNDEAVSLTTSTTIVTPLEPTEKVEDEDVVAKESNEETVDGVIENAEDEEVVVYRGRQSGPDAADSLLC
- the LOC102612797 gene encoding uncharacterized protein LOC102612797 isoform X18; this encodes MEFNFGRIDGRTAPSRSSPSPSSQSSSYSSDDQARRGGNYSMGPDLLNNPRLLYTLQREIEKEIIRHEIIAAEIERRRLPEEEVRRELMIEREMAMYRAREMGLSIDDRLLMQLYTRYLWFPFSRNLGLGFGHDVLPSTLPHFSHGLWSGLDVNNKDELTMLGKPDSNICGSKQKAATPPAGSGKLPSTSSNKPKKWSCALCQVSATTERGLYVHLQGKNHKAKKNLLRDLKMFIISTSKKSTESRDSGGQEMKTKVQKESVKGNKTVVDLDQKVEGGLDGHSQRKKHKAKVARLLRDKKMCSNSTSSTSNKSKESRGGSGQKMKTKVQDESVKATKTVVGLNQKVKGGLDEHPQGKKHKVKEELLGAQKWTKKSTESRNIAGQEMKTKVEEKSVKANKTVVGSDQKREGGQAQQVKPYPNVCGSKQEAATLPADSGKPCSTGSKKPMHWSCALCQVSSTSKRDLDEHLRGKKHKAKEEELLGAQKWTKKSTESRDIAGQEMKTKVEEKSVKANKTVVGSDQKGEGGQAQQVKLYPNLCGSKQEAATLPADSGKPCSTGSKKPMHWSCALCQVSSTSKRNLDEHLRGKKHKAKEEELLGDQKWKKKSRESRDITGQEIKTKVEEESVKANKTVVGSDQKGEGGQAQQVKPYPNLCGSNQEAATLPADSGKPCSTGSKKPMHWSCALCRVSSTSKRDLDEHLRGKKHEAKEEELLGGQKWTKKSTESIDSAGQEMKTKVEEESVKANKTVVGSDQKGEGGQAQQVKPYPNLCGSKQEAATLPADSGKPCSTGSKKPMHWSCALCQVSSTSKRDLDEHLRGKKHKAKEEELLGAQKWTKKSTESRDIAGQEMKTKVEEKSVKANKIVVGSDQKGEGGQAQQVKPYPNLCGSKQEATTLPADSGKPCSTGSKKPMHWSCALCQVSSTSKRNLDEHLRGKKHKAKEEGLEREKKHMARSNESKKNDEAVSLTTSTTIVTPLEPTEKVEDEDVVAKESNEETVDGVIENAEDEEVVVYRGRQSGPDAADSLLC